A window of Pusillimonas sp. T7-7 contains these coding sequences:
- a CDS encoding TonB-dependent receptor domain-containing protein: MSFILNRQTLAVLSCFAAAAATAQTTTTAQLDNIVVTASRTPQLQKDVLGDVTVINKTDLQKEGQNSVAEILAKQPGIQISNTGGPQTATSVFLRGAPSQHTQVLVDGIRINSLTTGVSNWNAIDPALIERIEIVRGASSSLYGSGAMGGVVNIITKKGGEDRPLSAWTNIGYGTYDTFKSSAGFSGAQDGWDYALSSSMADSSGFSATNELAGPYTYDRDADGYSQHALSGSLGYRWAAGQHIGLTAYNGYISGDFDAGPGPVRTLTRQQAYNLTSTNDLTDYWQSVFRLGFSKEAIDNRIPGFDSTAGSLQRSYTWQNNFKFLEHQQLSLIMERLEERVDSGSNYLSNRRDTNSAGLVYRGDFDAHHLQASVRNDNITGYGNETTGSLAYDFDLTDNWRIGIAGNTGFQAPTFAYLYAPDTPASFWGPRYQNNPNLKPEKSRNIEASLQYATDTTRLGLVVYQNKIKDLIVGSVFDPAISANTAQNIDRATIRGITLTAEQVFGNTTLRASADFMDPVDEKTGDQLIQRAKRVFHLSAEHRLNALRLGAEYQFTSKRYDNDFNAFPAERVTLGGYGLVNLTAAYDFSKNASIQVRWNNLLDKNYANVYGYNTPGSNVFVNLSLRM, encoded by the coding sequence ATGTCTTTCATACTCAACCGGCAAACGCTTGCCGTGCTTTCGTGCTTTGCCGCCGCCGCGGCAACCGCCCAAACCACCACCACCGCACAGCTGGACAACATCGTCGTCACCGCCAGCCGTACCCCACAGCTGCAAAAAGATGTGCTCGGCGACGTGACTGTCATCAACAAGACAGACCTGCAAAAGGAAGGCCAGAACAGCGTGGCTGAGATCCTGGCCAAACAGCCCGGGATCCAAATCAGCAACACCGGCGGCCCGCAAACAGCCACTAGCGTCTTTCTGCGCGGCGCGCCCTCGCAGCACACACAAGTGCTGGTCGATGGCATTCGCATCAACAGCCTTACAACGGGCGTGAGCAACTGGAATGCCATCGACCCCGCATTGATTGAGCGGATTGAAATCGTACGTGGCGCCAGCAGCAGCCTGTACGGATCGGGCGCAATGGGAGGTGTCGTCAACATTATTACCAAAAAGGGCGGCGAAGACCGGCCTTTGAGCGCCTGGACCAATATCGGCTACGGAACCTACGACACGTTCAAATCAAGTGCAGGTTTTTCGGGCGCCCAGGACGGTTGGGATTACGCCCTATCAAGCAGCATGGCCGACAGCAGCGGATTCAGCGCTACCAATGAACTGGCGGGTCCGTATACTTACGACCGCGATGCCGACGGCTACAGCCAGCACGCGCTGTCCGGATCGCTGGGTTATCGCTGGGCGGCCGGCCAACACATCGGTCTAACCGCCTACAACGGGTATATCAGCGGCGATTTTGATGCGGGGCCTGGCCCCGTTCGCACCCTCACTCGGCAGCAGGCCTATAACCTGACCAGCACCAATGATCTGACCGACTACTGGCAAAGTGTTTTTCGCCTTGGTTTTTCCAAGGAAGCCATCGACAACCGCATACCCGGTTTCGACTCCACCGCGGGTAGCCTGCAGCGTTCCTACACATGGCAAAACAACTTCAAATTCCTGGAACACCAGCAGTTGTCGCTTATTATGGAGCGGCTGGAAGAGCGGGTAGACAGTGGATCCAACTACTTGAGCAACCGCCGCGACACTAACTCGGCGGGCCTTGTATACCGTGGCGATTTCGATGCGCATCATCTTCAGGCTAGCGTGCGTAACGACAACATTACGGGTTACGGCAACGAAACCACGGGCAGCCTGGCCTACGACTTCGATTTGACCGACAACTGGCGCATCGGCATTGCAGGCAACACAGGCTTCCAGGCGCCCACATTTGCCTACCTGTACGCACCGGATACGCCCGCGTCATTCTGGGGTCCCAGATACCAGAACAACCCCAACCTGAAGCCGGAGAAATCGCGTAATATCGAAGCCAGTCTCCAGTACGCCACTGATACGACACGCTTGGGCCTGGTGGTTTACCAGAACAAGATCAAAGACTTGATCGTGGGCTCGGTTTTCGATCCGGCGATCAGTGCCAATACCGCTCAAAATATTGACCGGGCAACCATACGCGGCATTACCCTGACGGCGGAACAAGTCTTTGGCAACACCACGTTGCGCGCGAGCGCCGACTTCATGGACCCCGTTGACGAGAAAACCGGCGATCAGCTTATTCAGCGCGCCAAAAGAGTATTTCACCTGAGCGCCGAACACCGGCTCAATGCCCTGCGCCTGGGAGCCGAATACCAGTTCACCAGCAAGCGCTACGATAACGACTTTAATGCCTTCCCGGCAGAACGGGTCACGCTGGGTGGCTATGGCTTGGTGAACTTGACCGCCGCATACGACTTCAGCAAGAACGCGAGCATACAAGTCCGCTGGAATAACTTGCTGGACAAGAACTACGCCAACGTCTATGGCTATAACACACCTGGCTCGAATGTCTTTGTAAATCTGTCCTTGCGGATGTAG
- a CDS encoding cobalamin-binding protein has translation MKNSVGGGMLFKVLLILLGSIALPAAWSYPTLPAMEAAHTETHAQRHAPATPTTRIITLAPHITELVFAAGAGDKIVGTVLSSDYPPAAREIPRIGNGLEISVERILAFQPSVVITWQPKGATQTLTPALSRLNIPLLHSRPGKLSDIPREIIRYGKLFHTQDRANAAAQALRQRLDALARRYARRTPVSVFIEVGNSPPYTIGADPLLNDALSLCGGINIYANASVAAPQINVESILIRRPDVVITPGRDKAAQEEALQRWAALQLPAALLGHVYMIDPDALFRPGPRLIDAAEALCRALDQARQAPNPSNPGDTNGF, from the coding sequence ATGAAGAACAGTGTGGGTGGCGGCATGCTGTTCAAGGTATTGCTGATACTGCTGGGATCCATAGCACTCCCTGCGGCATGGTCATACCCGACGTTGCCGGCCATGGAAGCCGCCCACACTGAGACTCACGCTCAGCGCCACGCGCCAGCAACACCCACAACCCGCATCATCACGCTGGCGCCGCATATTACCGAGCTGGTTTTTGCGGCTGGCGCGGGCGACAAAATCGTGGGCACCGTACTCAGCAGCGACTACCCGCCTGCAGCCCGGGAAATACCCCGTATCGGTAACGGGCTGGAAATAAGCGTGGAACGAATCCTTGCTTTCCAGCCCAGCGTCGTCATTACCTGGCAACCCAAAGGCGCAACGCAAACGCTGACTCCTGCGCTGTCCAGGCTGAATATCCCGCTCCTGCATTCACGCCCCGGCAAGCTCAGCGATATTCCTCGCGAAATTATCCGCTATGGGAAATTGTTCCACACACAAGACCGGGCCAATGCGGCAGCGCAGGCACTAAGGCAGCGCCTGGATGCGCTAGCCAGGCGCTATGCGCGGCGAACGCCGGTATCGGTCTTTATTGAAGTGGGCAATTCGCCCCCCTACACCATAGGAGCGGACCCCTTGCTGAACGACGCGCTGAGTTTGTGCGGCGGCATCAACATCTACGCAAACGCCAGCGTTGCCGCACCGCAAATCAACGTCGAAAGCATACTGATCCGGCGCCCCGACGTGGTCATCACGCCGGGCAGGGACAAGGCCGCCCAGGAAGAAGCTCTCCAGCGCTGGGCGGCACTGCAGCTGCCGGCCGCTTTACTGGGCCACGTATACATGATTGATCCAGACGCCTTGTTTCGCCCGGGCCCGCGCCTGATCGACGCCGCTGAAGCATTATGCCGCGCACTGGATCAGGCTCGGCAAGCGCCGAACCCATCCAACCCCGGCGATACAAACGGCTTTTAA